One Bacteroidales bacterium genomic window, AAATACCGGAGACAGAATGAACACAATAGTCGTTGATTGTAAGTAACCTCTCCTGTTCTCCTTTTTCCAGGACAGATGCTATTTCCATCGGACCGGCACTTTCTACCGATGGAAAATCGTAGAGGTTCTTCCAAATTCCTTGTGCTGTTCGTCTGCGAATCAGAATTTGCTCTTTCCCTTCAGTCATATATTCCATCACCAGGTAGTAAATATAGTGGTCACGGGCTGACTGTTTTGCATTTTTTACCGGCAGAAGGCCCACTTCACCTTTTTGAAACGCTAAGCAATACTGTTTTAAAGGACATTCTGGACAATCCGGATTCGAAGGCTTGCAAAATAAGGCCCCAAATTCCATCATGGCCTGGTTATACGTAGCCGGTTGATGAGATGGGATTAACTCATTGGAAGTTTTTTTCAGGATTTTCATCCCCATAGTACTATTTATCGGTTCATGAATGCCAAATAAGCGCGAGATTACCCTGGCTACATTCCCATCGACCACTGGCACAGCTTCATTATACGCTATCGATGCTATGGCGGCTGCAGTATATTCTCCAACCCCCTTCAATTCCAGCAGTCCTTTGTAATCAATAGGGAATACTCCATTACGTTCATTAGCGATTACCCGTGCAGTATGATGCAAATTCCTTGCTCTTGAATAATACCCCAAACCTTGCCAGACCTTCAGGACCGTCTCTTCTGAAGCCCGGGCCAGAGCTTCGACATTGGGGAAGGTTTCCAGGAAACGATAGTAATATGACAATCCCTGGCTCACCCGGGTTTGCTGCAGAATTACTTCCGATAACCATATGGAATAGGGATCTCTGGTATTTCTCCAGGGCAAATCCCTTTTATTATTGCTGTACCAATTGATGAGTATGTCAGTGATTCCGGCCATGGAAACAAAAGTAGGATAAGCAAGGGGAAAATGATAAAGAATATACTCCAATTGGATTCTTTTCTTGATTTTTACACTTGCAAATACCTCAAAGTTTTTTCATTCAAGTAAAAGAACATGAAACTAAATATACTCGCAGCATTTATCGCCTTATTATGGCTTATTTCGATGGAAACCAATGCACAATCATCCACGAAAAAAAGCCTGAACCATACCGATTACGATTCCTGGAAAGCGCTGTCAAAACCCCAGATTTCTGCAAATGGTAATTGGGTGTCGTATGAAGTTAACCCGCAGAAAGGAGATGGATGGCTTCATTTGCACAACATATCAGTTGGAATGCACGATTCAATCTTCAGAGGACAGGAGGCATTATTCAGCTATTCTTCCGATTTGCTGGTATTCAGAATAAAACAGCCGGAAGATTCAATCAGAAAACTTAAGCTGGCAAAAAAGAAGAAAGATGAGATGCCAAAAGACTCCCTGGGAATCTGGCTGCTGGGAAAAGACTCCCTGTATAAGTCATCAGGATTGAAATCCTTTCAGCTACCTAAAGAAGGTGGCTCCTGGATAGCTTCGCTTCACGAAAAAGCTAAAGTGAAAGAGGCAGAAAAGGATACTCTCAGCAAGGTCAGCGAACCTGATTCAACCTCCATTGAAACAAAAGAAAAACCTAAAACAGAAAAGAAAAAAGCGAAAGGAGCTTTCAACGATAAGGAAACCTATACTCTCACCCTGCAGAATCCTTTGTCAGGATTTGTCTTAACGGTTGATAATGTTACCGAATCCTCCTTTTCAAAAAATGGATTCCTTTTTGCATACATCACTCTTACCAAAGACTCCATTGATACAACTTCGGTCCATGTTTTCGATACCCGCTCTCTTCAGTCGCGAATGATTCTCAAACAACCGGGATTCGCTTCAAAACCGGTATCTGATGATGCCGGCAAACAATTGGCTTTTCTTTTCACCGGTGATACTTCCAAGGTAAAACGTTTTTCCCTGCAGTTGTGGAATGAAAAACTACTGTCTCCCATTAAAGTTGCCGACACTGCAAGCCGGGGAATACCCAATCAATGGGAAGTAAGTGAAAATGGAAAAATTTCCTTTTCGGAAGATGGCACAAAACTATATTTCGAAACCATGCCCAAGGTTCCGCAACCGGTAACTGATACTTTACTTGACGAAGAAAAAGTGAGGGTCGATGTTTGGAACTGGCAGGACAACAGGCTCCAAACCCAGCAACTGAAAGAACTCGAAGATGATTTGAAACGCTCCTATTTGAGTGTTTACCGTATCCCTGACAAAAAAATTATCCAGCTGGCAGATACATTGATTACACAGGTGAGGACGATTAAAAAAGGTAACGGGGAATTGGCCCTTGGGTTCTCGTCGATTCCCTATCTGCTTCAAACTTCATGGGAAAACAATAGTTACAAGGATGCATTTCTACTGGACCTGAAAACAGGCATCAAAAAGAAAACACTCGTTAAAAAAGGCTTCACTGTTAACCTTTCACCTGAAGGGAAATACCTCATATGGTACGAAGGCGACGAAAAAATTTGGTATCTGATGGACCTCATAAAATCACAGATCAGGAATATTTCTCA contains:
- a CDS encoding S9 family peptidase gives rise to the protein MKLNILAAFIALLWLISMETNAQSSTKKSLNHTDYDSWKALSKPQISANGNWVSYEVNPQKGDGWLHLHNISVGMHDSIFRGQEALFSYSSDLLVFRIKQPEDSIRKLKLAKKKKDEMPKDSLGIWLLGKDSLYKSSGLKSFQLPKEGGSWIASLHEKAKVKEAEKDTLSKVSEPDSTSIETKEKPKTEKKKAKGAFNDKETYTLTLQNPLSGFVLTVDNVTESSFSKNGFLFAYITLTKDSIDTTSVHVFDTRSLQSRMILKQPGFASKPVSDDAGKQLAFLFTGDTSKVKRFSLQLWNEKLLSPIKVADTASRGIPNQWEVSENGKISFSEDGTKLYFETMPKVPQPVTDTLLDEEKVRVDVWNWQDNRLQTQQLKELEDDLKRSYLSVYRIPDKKIIQLADTLITQVRTIKKGNGELALGFSSIPYLLQTSWENNSYKDAFLLDLKTGIKKKTLVKKGFTVNLSPEGKYLIWYEGDEKIWYLMDLIKSQIRNISQSVPFAFYEEDHDVPSTPGPYGIAGWTTDDASVLIYDKYDIWQFDPKGLKGPVNLTNGRAGKVIHRYVNLDPEALSINPASSVIIKTVEEESRKQGFSSLIINQPGSLKYLSEADAEYTNPIKAKLADELIWQRSTYTQYPDLWTSKLDFSEVEKLSITNPQQSSFWWGTVEAVSWTSLEGISLKGLLYKPENFSDTAKYPMIVYFYEKYSEAIHSHYVPNPSRSTVNFPFYNSNGYLVFIPDIHYTTGQPGEDAYICIMSGVLEMMKRPYVDTEHMGIQGQSWGGYQVAYLVTRTGLFKAAMSGAPVSNMTSAYGGIRWESGLVRQFQYEQGQSRIGNTLWENRELYLKNSPVFFADKVTTPLLIMSNDNDGAVPWQQGIELFTALRRLGKPSWLLNYNGDEHNLTKRPNRMDLAIRMNQFFDHYLKDKPMPLWMSKGIPAIKKGKEFGYEPEE
- the mutY gene encoding A/G-specific adenine glycosylase — translated: MAGITDILINWYSNNKRDLPWRNTRDPYSIWLSEVILQQTRVSQGLSYYYRFLETFPNVEALARASEETVLKVWQGLGYYSRARNLHHTARVIANERNGVFPIDYKGLLELKGVGEYTAAAIASIAYNEAVPVVDGNVARVISRLFGIHEPINSTMGMKILKKTSNELIPSHQPATYNQAMMEFGALFCKPSNPDCPECPLKQYCLAFQKGEVGLLPVKNAKQSARDHYIYYLVMEYMTEGKEQILIRRRTAQGIWKNLYDFPSVESAGPMEIASVLEKGEQERLLTINDYCVHSVSGIFAHQLTHRNIKAVFIHITLSAPIVQIGTNQWIEKDRIGELPVPRLIENYLLSGSFLNSIRHSLTRDQMI